The DNA region GTCCGGGGATCTCGAGCTTCAGGTCCGAGAGCACGGGGTTGGCCACCTTGGCGTAGAAGTTGGACACCTTGACCTCGATGTTCTCCTTGGGCGTCACGTAGTCGGACGCGCCGCGGTTGTCGCCGGCCAGGCGGTCGAGGAGTTCGGTGTTGACGTCGTAGCCGACGCCGAAGACGAAGAGGCGCGCCTTCTCGGCGTTGCCGGCGGCGACGGCCTTGAGGATCGCCTCGATGTTCGTCTCGCCGATCGTAGGCAAACCGTCCGTCATGAAGGCGATCATGGGCAGGCCCTTCGCGCCCTTGATCAACTTGAGGGCCAGCGTGAGAGCGTCGTAGATGGCCGTGCCGCCGCGGGCCTCGATCTTGTCAATGAACTCGAGGGCGGCCTGGACGTTCTCCTTCGTGGCCGGGATGAGGGCTTCGCGGAAGGCGACCGGCTCGGTGGCGAAGGTGATCAGGGCGAAATGGTCGGCCGGCTTCAGGCTGTTCACGCAGAAGCGCAGCGCGCCCTTGGCCTGCTCGATCTTCTCGCCCGCCATCGAGCCCGACGTGTCGGCCACGAACACGATGCTCTTCGGCTGCGCCTCGCCCGCCTTCTCCTCCACGCTGGGCGTCACCGTGAGCAGGAAGTAGCCGTCCTCGCCCGCCGGCTTGTGGGTGATCACGGCCACGCCGACGTCGTTCTTCGATGTGCTGAAGTAGAGCTTGAAGTCCCGCTCGGGGTCCACCTTGGCGCCCTCGAAGCCAAGAGTCGCCTCGCGGTCGCTCGCGCGTTTCACGTCCACCTGGTGGCTGGGCGAGTAGACGGTCTTGATGCCGTCGGGCTGCTCGACCTTCACGCGCAGGGCCACGGCGCCGATGGTGCCCGCCTCGGGCCTGGCCGAGCGGAAGGGGTAGGTGAACTCGTAGAGGCCGCCCTCGGCCCTCAGCGCCAGCGAATAGGTGAGCTTCACCTTGGTCTCGGAGTTCGGGTTCATCGGATACACGCGGCACTTGAGCATCTTGGTGCCCATGAACTCCAGCAGGCCGGGGTCCTTCATCTGGCGCACGATGCCCTCGTAGATGCCGCGGGCCTTGTCCGCGTCGAGCAGCTCGCCCTTCACCATCTTCCCGTTGATGTCCATCTCGAAGTTGTCCACCGACGCGTTGGCCTCGAGGGGGAAGAAGTAAGTGCCTTCCATCACATAGGGGTTGGGGTTGTAGAAGACGGCATTGACGGCCACCTGGGCCACCGCGCCCTTGATCGTGATGTCGGCCGTGTGCGAGCGGGTCTCGAGGGCCTGGCGGGGCGGCATCTCGGGCCGCACGATGGGCATGGGCGACGGGACCACGCGGCAGGCCGCGGCGTCCTGCGCCGCAAGTCCAAACACGGCAAGCACAAACGCCACGCAGCCCGCTGCTCTTGTCGCCTTCATCTGCTTCTCTCCTTCTGGGTGCCGGGACGGCAGGGGTTCAGCCCGTGTTGTTGGACGCGGCGCGGGGGACGA from Planctomycetota bacterium includes:
- a CDS encoding VIT domain-containing protein, translating into MKATRAAGCVAFVLAVFGLAAQDAAACRVVPSPMPIVRPEMPPRQALETRSHTADITIKGAVAQVAVNAVFYNPNPYVMEGTYFFPLEANASVDNFEMDINGKMVKGELLDADKARGIYEGIVRQMKDPGLLEFMGTKMLKCRVYPMNPNSETKVKLTYSLALRAEGGLYEFTYPFRSARPEAGTIGAVALRVKVEQPDGIKTVYSPSHQVDVKRASDREATLGFEGAKVDPERDFKLYFSTSKNDVGVAVITHKPAGEDGYFLLTVTPSVEEKAGEAQPKSIVFVADTSGSMAGEKIEQAKGALRFCVNSLKPADHFALITFATEPVAFREALIPATKENVQAALEFIDKIEARGGTAIYDALTLALKLIKGAKGLPMIAFMTDGLPTIGETNIEAILKAVAAGNAEKARLFVFGVGYDVNTELLDRLAGDNRGASDYVTPKENIEVKVSNFYAKVANPVLSDLKLEIPGLKTADVYPKALPDLFRGTQLVLLGRFQGGGAKAIKLSGTVAGKPQEFVYETTFAETAENGFLPRLWAVRKVAYLLDEIRLRGKNKELEDEIVKLGKQYGIVTPYTSFLVVEDGARPQLATRLREAGDRLGAEHEGRGAVERAKQLADAKSGAAPAPAGGRQGGGELYGFAADEAKDMELDKAVAKTIVNIGDKTFYRRADGFLVDSLYDEARHKDKLIEVKPFSDEYFALVNKHPSVGRYLAEKEAVIIVIEGQAYKIAKPI